One stretch of Cheilinus undulatus linkage group 5, ASM1832078v1, whole genome shotgun sequence DNA includes these proteins:
- the si:dkey-174n20.1 gene encoding retinol dehydrogenase 14, which produces MYFLYTIVASLVSFFILKWLKKRRYCTDLKRLDGKTVLITGGNSGIGKETAVALAIRGARVIIACRDVEKAKKAVREIKFKSHSLNVLHMELDLANLRSVRDFCKSFLQGEKRLDILINNAGMPSVLDWTDDGFSMCFGVNHLGHFLLTNLLLPRLKECAPSRVVTLTCSTYKYQKLDFQDLNYNLLPFFTFCRSKLANIYFSQELARITEGKGVTSYAVHPGFVQSGWTCHFSILFRMLMQVIMWMFFVPCEIGAQTVIYCAVSDEAAKHSGGYFMDCRPATLRPFARDAGVAKKLWEASERLVKLA; this is translated from the exons atgtattttctttacaCAATTGTCGCgtctttagtttcttttttcattttgaaatggctgaaaaagagGAGGTACTGCACCGACCTGAAGAGACTGGATGGAAAAACGGTTCTTATTACAG gTGGTAATTCTGGCATTGGCAAAGAGACAGCTGTTGCCTTGGCCATTAGAGGTGCTCGTGTCATCATTGCTTGCAGAGATGTGGAAAAAGCAAAGAAGGCTGTAAGAGAGATCAAATTCAAGAGTCACAGCCTTAATGTACTCCACATGGAGCTGGATCTGGCCAACCTGCGCTCTGTGAGGGATTTCTGTAAGAGCTTCCTTCAGGGAGAGAAGAGGCTGGATATCCTGATCAATAATGCAG GCATGCCCAGTGTCCTTGACTGGACAGACGACGGCTTCAGCATGTGTTTTGGTGTCAACCACTTGGGCCACTTCCTCCTAACCAATCTGCTTCTGCCTCGCCTGAAGGAATGTGCTCCCAGCCGGGTGGTTACCCTCACATGCTCCACCTACAAATACCAAAAACTTGACTTCCAGGACCTCAACTACAACCTGCTGCCCTTCTTCACCTTCTGCCGCAGCAAGCTGGCCAACATCTACTTCAGTCAGGAGCTGGCTCGCATCACTGAAGGAAAAGGCGTGACTTCATATGCGGTGCACCCTG GTTTTGTCCAAAGCGGTTGGACGTGCCACTTCTCCATCCTGTTCCGAATGCTGATGCAGGTAATCATGTGGATGTTTTTTGTGCCATGTGAAATTGGAGCTCAGACTGTTATTTACTGCGCGGTGTCTGACGAAGCTGCCAAACACAGCGGGGGCTACTTCATGGACTGCCGGCCTGCTACTCTGCGTCCTTTTGCAAGAGATGCAGGCGTGGCGAAGAAATTGTGGGAGGCCAGTGAAAGACTGGTGAAACTGGCttaa